In Limanda limanda chromosome 21, fLimLim1.1, whole genome shotgun sequence, a genomic segment contains:
- the LOC133027671 gene encoding heparan sulfate glucosamine 3-O-sulfotransferase 2-like, with protein sequence MACVLLLGRLLPFSHRLTRTSICVLSLFLSYLCYCALFPVGTVMHRTGDAPPSCHLGPADGAKRRLQKSSLSCVLQLEARPSSAEVQPREKKPDQRASSSSSSSSSSSASHLLAVRSDTPSPPMGNSKFGNKKLPNAIIVGVKKGGTRAVLEFIRIHPDVRAAGTETHFFDRNYDRGLEWYRGLMPRTLESQITMEKTPSYFVTKETPRRISALSQKTKLIVVVRDPVTRAISDYTQTLSKTPDLPTFQELAFRNQCLGIVDTSWNAIRIGLYALHLENWLRYFPLAQIHFVSGERLITDPAGELARVQDFLGLKRIVTDKHFYFNRTKGFPCLKKPESSGSPRCLGKSKGRTHVQIDRDAIEQLRDFYRPYNVKFYEMVGHDFKWE encoded by the exons ATGGCATGCGTGCTCCTCCTCGGTCGACTTCTCCCCTTCTCGCACCGGCTCACCAGAACCTCCATCTGCGTGCTCTCCCTGTTCCTGTCCTACCTGTGCTACTGCGCCCTCTTCCCCGTGGGCACCGTCATGCACAGGACAGGTGATGCGCCGCCGAGCTGCCACCTCGGCCCGGCCGATGGAGCCAAGAGGAGGCTCCAGaaatcctccctctcctgcgtCTTGCAGCTGGAGGCGAGACCGAGCAGCGCGGAGGTGCAGCCCCGGGAGAAGAAGCCCGACCAGcgcgcctcctcttcctcctcttcgtcctcctcctcctccgcaagTCACCTCCTCGCCGTCAGGAGCGACACTCCCAGTCCTCCGATGGGGAATTCAAAGTTTGGGAATAAAAAGTTGCCGAACGCGATCATCGTCGGTGTGAAGAAGGGAGGGACGAGAGCCGTGCTGGAGTTCATCAGGATCCATCCAGATGTGCGAGCAGCTGGCACAGAGACGCACTTCTTCGACCGGAACTATGACAGAGGCCTGGAGTGGTACAG AGGTTTAATGCCAAGGACTCTTGAAAGCCAAATCACCATGGAGAAGACGCCGAGCTACTTTGTGACTAAAGAGACACCACGCCGGATCTCCGCCCTGTCCCAGAAAACCAAACTCATCGTGGTGGTGCGAGACCCCGTCACTCGTGCGATATCCGATTACACTCAGACGCTATCCAAAACCCCCGACCTGCCGACCTTCCAGGAGCTGGCCTTCAGGAACCAGTGCCTGGGCATAGTGGACACGTCCTGGAACGCCATCCGCATCGGCCTGTACGCTCTGCACCTGGAGAACTGGCTCCGCTACTTCCCCCTGGCTCAGATCCACTTTGTGAGCGGGGAGCGTCTTATCACAGACCCGGCAGGGGAGCTGGCTCGGGTGCAAGACTTCCTCGGGTTAAAGCGCATagtcacagacaaacacttctATTTCAACCGCACCAAGGGTTTCCCCTGCCTTAAGAAGCCGGAGAGCAGCGGCTCGCCTCGCTGCCTGGGCAAGTCCAAGGGCAGGACTCATGTGCAGATAGACAGAGATGCTATCGAGCAACTGCGAGACTTCTATAGACCTTACAATGTCAAGTTTTATGAAATGGTGGGTCATGATTTTAAGTGGGAGTag